TACGTGGATTCTGTTTGCTTGAGGATCTTTTCTGAGGTTTATTTACAGCTAAATCTGTACAAGCAGTAGAGCAATCTCTAGACACATCCTGTTGTCTAGGGTACTACAATGCAGAAACATCATGGCTCCTGGTCACATAACATCCAGATATCTGGCTCACCTGCATATTGAGCTTGTAAATGGGACATCATCCATAAAACAATATTAACTTTTTTTGGTCATTTATTTGCAATATAAGTGGGTTAGAGCAGATTTCTGGTTGATTCCCTAGGACAAGACACACCAATTTACCTGGAATATGTAATGTGACCAGGTCTGTTATAGAGTGTTTCAAATCTCTGCAATGTGTAATATAATACAGTATCAAGAAAGCAGACTAAGAGTGTTTAGTGTGGCTATTCCCAATCTGAGTCGCGACCTGTACTGGGGCCCAGGCATCTCCTGGTATTGGGATTTTTTACTTCTTCTCAAGACCATTTAAAATGGCACCTGTAGGGTCCCAGCCATGCACCTGTTTAAGCTCAGACTGAGACTGGGTCTGGGGCTCAGGCTGCTGCATCTCCCTGTGGCCACTATCTGGCTGACCTGTGGTTATGTGGGtgagcagggttgggggggggggaaagaatgGTAGAGGGGCTGATTAAAGCCTATGGGGCAGGTAGAGAGGGGGTGTAGCGATGGGATCTTCACTGTTGTCTCTGAGGAAAATGGAGAAATTGGGTGAAACTTCAGTGCCCAGTATCTGTCACACATATTAAATGTATGTCCAGAAGCATTCCACTTTCCCTAGGTTGGGAAGagaccagcacccccacccccacccaggttACTTGTTTTTGGAATTAAATCGCATTTTATTTTAAAGCTACATTTTGTGTAGCAGAATCCAGTGAAACTGCAGCCTCATGGGCGACATTTTGTCTCATTTGAAATCCTGAGAAAATTAAATTTATTTGAAATATCTCACATTAAAATCAATATGTCAGGATGGCCTTTTGGGAACATTGGTATGATGATACTATAGATTAGTAATTCTGAATGCAAATGTGAACATCAATATTGTTCACTGCTTCCTGGCCAAGGTCCCTAAGATGGAATGgtgagtacataaaataatatttttacaAAGTACATGAAAAAGATTTATTTATATTATCTATAATGTGTGAACTTCAATAATTGTATAGTGAATGTTACTGTGCTGTATTGCTGTTTTTATTGTGCTGGTGCCGGTGGCCATTTTAACTTTCAAGCTGTAAAATAGGGTCATATTGGAAGCTTGGAAAGCAGTAGAGGGTTTTTGTAGTTGCACCATATAGCTGAGCCAGGCCATACTCATGCAAGCAGAGTGATATTATAGCTTTGTGAAGGTACTCTTTGCTTGTTTTCTGCAATTCTTATAGCTGTTCTTGGCTGATTAAAGAATCTGGGCAGATACTTGTCTCTAAATGCAGATGGGGAATCAGAGTACAAAACACTGTTCTTTGATCCTTTTCAGAGGAAAAATTTCCTCtacattccaaacccacaccaTGTCATTTTTGTTTGGCTTCTTTGTGGGTTGGAAAAGCCTGTGTTTTGTACACCACACTCTACACTGTGGGATCCCCAATGAGGACCTCAGGAAAATTTTATTTCTTTACAAACCATTTTCAAAATGTGCACAGGGTCTTGGAAGCCCTGAAAAAAAATCTTGAGGGGTTTTGATCACTGGGGGAGGAAGCGTGCTGAGAAGTCAGAAACATTAACAAGTGTGAAATGTTTTCACAgcttcaaatgtcactattagatgCTACATTGTAATGTAGTTGTGCTTTAATGCAGGGATTTGTCCTAGAAAGGCAAGTTGACCCATACATTGACCATTGTCATCATCCCTTGCAGcacttttaaaatttaattcattGTGGCACTTGATAATTGGAAATGTCCCATCAGGCTCTATCATGTTTTATGTTGTGATTTAAATGGAGTGACAGCTCTGGCTATTTAAAAAAACtgcttttgaaagttgaaaaTCTCAGTTCCTGTTCTTCTTCATTAAGTGACCGGTGCACTACTTTGAAATTGGACACCATTCTGAGATGTTAGTTTTGGGGTTTGTAGCTGGAAGTTGTGGCTAtgtccattatgaatgcttggctattTCAAAAGCTACTAATGACTTCAGTTTAGTGGGTAATTTATGGATTCTAGAACAGTTGACACTATTGTAAGAATATCTCTGATGTGGATTCTTGTTTACAAACATAAGCACTtaaaaggaatttttaaaaacatcattTTTTTCCTGCCCAATATCTGTGTTTTTgaatctgtttttttaaaaaaaaattcccactgCTATTAAAAGGCTCATAAGGGCTGTACATAGTGGGTACAGGGCAAGTGGCTTTGGAAGATACATGGAGGTGTGAGAAAACtacagcggggtggggggggggggggaaaagagtGATGTGGGGAGGCATAGGCAATGGTTAAGGGGACATGAGAGCTGGCATGGGGATAAAAGTTTAGGGACCTGGGCTTTCTAACCAGCCCACTACTTTCAACCCATGTGAAGACATAAAATCCCAGGCGGTCACACATGGGAGTGTGCATTTCATAATTTAGATTTTCCCCCAAGCCCAGTAGAAAACTTGGGCCTTTGCTTCACAGgatatccctctcacacacccacctgaGGCAGGCAGCTTTCAGCTTGGAGTATCCTTCTAGATTCTCTTCCCACTATTGGCAGGTGGTGGTTCTGGTGAGGGTGCAAGACACTCCAGAAGTTGATATGTTCACGGCAAAGATATTCTGGCACTTCAGCAGGTATTCCATGTTCCTGGTATCAAAAATCCTTCCTGGGCAAGGAATTAACGCCCAGATGGTTAACTTTGAGGGTGTACACACTGTTTCAACCCTAGTTTAAATTGTGCAAAATTTCAAATTGAACAAAGGGTCAATGGTATAGATCCAGGGTCAAGATCCAAAGAGATCTCTCTTTGGGACAGCTGCAGCCCTCATACATCCCCTTTAATTACAACTATCAGGATTTTACCTTCATTAATACAAGTGACTTAAAAGTTACAAATCCCACTTTACACCTGAAAGTTTAATCAATCACAACACTGAACTAAGTTTCTGTATTAGATCAATCTAGTTCACTTGAAGGTTCGGCTATTCAATTACTCTAGACAGTAAAATGCTTAAAGGATCTCAGTGGAGACATTTTAATAGTTCTGAGCAAACTAGGATAACATTTAATATTAGAGCAATGAGTGGAAGACAATTCTTGTGAGCAGAAGCAATTCTAGCTATCATTCCAAATAAAAAATGGCTAAGTAGGGAAAAGGGATCCATCCAGTTGTGTTGCTGAGTCAACTTTTGCTCACTGTTGTTCTTCTCAGCTAGCAAAAGTATGAGGAACAAGTGATCCTCAAGCAAATACACAAGTTTAGTTTACCTAGTTTATTTTAAAAACCATAAAATGTTCCTTACAAAACAAGATTGCATTCTGCACATTTACTGAATGGATCTGGCACATTTAAACTACCAGTACTATTGTCCATAAACAGTGTACATCTTAATGTTACCATATTACAGGAAAATACAATAAACCACTGAAACATTTAGAACAAAACATAAAACCCAGAATCCACTGTCACTGTTGGAAAATTTTAAACTGTCTAAGCTGTGCTAAGGTTCACTAATTAAAACATGACAAATGATGAAAAGCAGAATATGATCTATGCTCCCAGTGTGATCTATGTAAGCAGAGGAATGTTGGCTCTTCAAACAAAAGCAGTGACAAAAAAGCATTGATGTATTCCTTCAATCTTCTCCGCTTTTTTGTTTTACAAGAAGTGCCCAGAGTACTGCCTCACACTGTGAAAGGAAAGCAAAGAATTAGATTTTTTTGAAAACCTAAGACGCATTAAAAAAAAGCAGACAATAAAAGGATAAGTCCCTCCGCTTACTTTGACCCAACCACTTCCTGATTAATAAtgtaccaaaaaaaaaatcaagcctcCAACCCTTAAGTTTACGTTTTACAAACTGAAGAATTTTACTGCAACAGGTTTGCAAAATATATTAGCTCTGGTTACCTAGATTGGGTATGAACATTTTCCAACACCATTTAATATATAAAGAACTGTGCTTTCAATACATGCAATTAGAGCAATTCACTAGTGCTGGGTCGAAAGTTTGATATTCTGAACGTCTAAAGGAAAACTTTGCCTTCAGAAGTTATCAGCGATATTGCACACCCAATTGTGTATAAATTCAATTCCCCACTGACCCTTTCCACCACCAAAACAAAAACGTTCCCACTACCAAACTGACCTTTTCTCGTGTGGAGCTGCGGTATCTGAACGCACGGGTCAGCTTAAGGGCGCAAAGcggctgctgtagctgcactggggagaaaccaggtaaaaaaaaataaactaatttgaccaaacatttttttttcaaatgaatgTTCGGGTGCGAGTGCAGATCAATTCGACCCAGCACTAAAATTTCAAATTAACCAAAACTTGTGTATACAACAGACAGCACAGAATTGTACTTAAAAGGTAACAGAATGGTAGTTTGCTGTTGCAGAACTTGAGATTAAAAATTTTACTGAAAGATTGAACAGAACTTTCGGGAGAGATATGATCTGCGCTATATGGCAGACTGTGATTTGTTGTCAATCCAACTGTCAAAAACAACAAAATCACTAGTCTTCCACACAGAACCAGACCACAATCCAAGTTGACAGATCTTCTATACTTCACATTAACATTAGAATTAATGAAGTTTTATTGTACAAGCAAAATCAGTTATTATTCATGAAATGCATTTTTTAAACAAACATTTAAACAGCAGATACCATTTGTGGAATTAGTTGCCAGAGGAACAAAGTTTAAATACATTAAATATCTAATTTTAGaacatttgaaaatttaaatgaagtaTGCTTAATCTTATCACAGTCCAGCAGATAGAAGGACAAGAAAGAGGAAAGTCAGTTTAGTTGCTATACAAACAGGTTGAAACATCCATTATTACTACTTGCCTGTTCTGCAGCAGATACTGTGCATTCTGGATCTGGTCCTGTGTGCCTGTAATGGTGATTATACGATCCTCAGAGCCTTCAAGGGGTTCATCAATCTTAATGGACGCTCCAGATTCATGGCGGATTTGCTTAATTCTCTGACCTCCTTTACCAATTATAGAACCAGCCAGCTGTTGTAAAAAATAAACTAAGGTTGATGCATGTAGAGCAATGTGCAACTCATTTCTCAATTAGCACTGCATGATCCAATATTGATCTAAAATGACTTGGACCAGCACTTAGATTTACAAAGCCAGCATAAAGTACTGAAAAGGAGTGCTACAGACATGACCCAGAACTCTGATCTTGATCTGATATTGTGTAATGACCAAGCCAAATGACAGTGGCTAAATGATGCTAGTTAAAAAGAAATACAATGGAAGAAACCTTTGCCCAACTTTAACTGCATTCCCATGGTGGAATGCCCTTGAACAACTTCCTGTGCTCTTAGGAGATGCAAGAACTACCTAGCAGAGAGGGATATACAACCAGAATTTCCATGTCAGCATGTACGGAAGAATAAATTAGTACTTCCGATAAAAATCAATTCAAGCGAGAGATTAAAATTACAATTCTACCAAATACTGGGAATTTATTTAGTCTAGACAGAATCTCAATACCATACTTTTGGGTAGTTTAAATATTAGACCAAAAAGACAAAACAAGCTTACATCTTTGGGGATTGTGACTTGTGTAGTAATGATTGGACCTCCCAAATCTCCATATCCACCACGGCTGCCTGAAAACCAAAATATACAACTTACTCAATAAGTAACTTCACTAATTTTCTTAACTGGATTACTTCAAGAACTGAACAAGACAAACTTACCATATCCAGATGCACCCTGCTCACaagtgttgggggtgggaaggaaaggACAAAAGAAAGCAGGTGTTAATGTTAGAACAAAAATCTTGAATCAGCTTATTACCTCAATCTAATTATATAATCAAACAGGATATCAAGCCTTCTAAACCACAAGGTACAAGAATGTCAATAAAGCAGCGAAGATGCAACACCCCATTTACTTGCATGGTTAGTTTAGGTAGCACATTTGAGGAAAGAAAGGCAGATTCTAGCAGTCCAATTGCACTTCCCTCTTCCCAGAAAAGTTTCTCAAATGTGATGGATCCTAATTCTACAGCTACTTGCACATTGGAATAACCTCAGGTTTAACATTTCCACCCTTTCCCATCATGGAAAGTATAATATGAACTGGTGCACTTAAGGTTAGtaagaaaaaaatgtttaaagGAAAACTGTAATCAGACTTACCATTCCATCATAGCGATCATTCATTCTGTTCCTGCCATAGAGAGTACGGTCACTACAATGAAATAGGAGCTATTTGTAAACACAGCAACTGCCCCAAATCCAGACTACTTtggcaagtcaggatggtacagCCTGTTGTCCAAATAATACAGCAAAGATTATGGACTAATTTTACTTCTAATTTATATTCCTTCCAATTACCCTTACTAAATGTTTGAGTAAAACTTAACTCGAAGCTAAACCAGAGAGAAAGATAAGCAATTCTATCCATTTAAATTCAACCCCTCCCAGCCACACTTTTGTTCTGGACAAAGATCCTAGAGCATACTGATACTGTATCAAGTGATACAATGCATTCTTTTAACACAATGTTTGTTGATTGCAATTCTACTTTGTACAGAAGCCCTTTGTACAACTGCTTTGAATTCTACATTTAAAACCGTGAATATCCAATTAATTCAAAGTACAAAgacaattaaaaatttaaattagaATACCATAATACACCAGTAAATACATGGATCTCAATCCTGAAGGGCTGCTTCTCAGATTGTTATCGATTGCAACACTTCAGTAAACTCACCctctgggtggaggtgggggagggagaataCGGCCTCTGCCACCTCTTCCAGCACGAGGCAGAGGTGGTGGACCCCTACGGGTTGGTGGGCTCATGTCATCATAAGCATCTCTTCTGGGTGGGGGCATGGGACGGCCTCTGCCTGAAATTCCCATGGGACCCCTGCGCTCATATCCAGGTGATGGAGGATGGGGTCCACCTCTGCCACGCATTTGAAAGGGAACAGGACGTCTTCCTCTGTCATCAAACATCATTGTAAAGCCGCCATAATCGTAGGTTTCATCATAGAAATTTGGGTCATATGGCTGTGCACGTCCTTTGACAGGAGACTTAAGACAAAAAAGATACATTGTTACTCAAGTTGTTAGTAAAGCTCAAGATAGCCTTTGATGTTGACCTTAAAATGAACAGTTTCCGATCCAAGCAAAGTCAATAAAGCCCTTAGTAAGCAGCCAAGCCCCATATATCAGAAATTATCTGAGCCAAAATCTTCCCTCTTTTCAAGCTTCAGATACAAAAAAGGCCAATGACACTTGAAGGATAAATAGTACTAACCTCTGCCAATAGTCCTAGGATAATCTTGATGCACTCGACCACTCTGTCAGGCTTACCACCAAGCAGAACTACTCTATCAGTTGAATGAGGACAACATTCCTGGAAAAGCTTAATAGTTGTTTGTGTGCTCTGGAATCAAGGAGGAAACAATTAATTTACTCTACTTTTCATCAATACCAAGATTACTTTTGAAAACAAAGCTTTAGACAGTTAGGTATTAATTTGCTTACTACTCTACGCATGGCAGAATTTCAGAAAATTGGAGCACTAGAAATAAAGCAATACCCATTAATTTTATGTCTATCCATAGAGAAAGTTAGCTAGCACTCATAACTAAAGGATCAGAGACTTTTTATTTATGAATGTGGTGTgcaagctaggccagcatttaatcaccctcaaggtggtggtaagctgccttggTGAATTGCAGCAGTTCACGTGGCCtaagtacacccagagtgctgtctGGGAGCGTGTTCCAGAATTCTGACCCAGTGAAGGGATGGctatatatttccaggtcaggatggagaatggcttggagggtaacttccaggtgttggGTGCTCCCATGTGGCTGCAGCCCCTTGAacctctagatggtagcagtcatgggtttggaagctgctttctcaaggaggcttggtgagtttctgcagtgcattttgtagacacTACACATTTCTGCCAGTTTGCCagcaatggagggagtgaatgtttgtggaaagggtgctaatcaagcaggctgctgtgtcctggatgatgtcaagcttgtgttgttggagctgcactcacccaggcaagaggggagtattccatcacactccttgtagctggtggacaagctttggggagtcaggagtgttactgcagaattcttagcctctgacctgctcttctagccatagTATTTTATATATCTAGACCAGTTATGTTTCTCAtctatggtaacccccaggatgttgatagtgggggaattcaggaatggtaatgctactgaatgtcatggggtgatggttggattctcttgttggagatggtcattgcctgacacttgtgcggtgtgaaagttacttgccacttgtcaacccaagtctGGGTACTGTCCagctcctgctgcatttggacatggaccacttcagtatctgaggagccacgaaGAGTGAACAGCAtgcaatcagcaaacatccccacttctgtccttatgatggaaggaaggtcactgatgaagcagctaaagatggttgggcctaggacactaccctgaggaactcctggtgatgtcctggaactgatatgatttgcctc
This is a stretch of genomic DNA from Carcharodon carcharias isolate sCarCar2 chromosome 4, sCarCar2.pri, whole genome shotgun sequence. It encodes these proteins:
- the hnrnpk gene encoding heterogeneous nuclear ribonucleoprotein K isoform X11, giving the protein METDQQDIKYNSPETNGKRPAEDHDGEQAFKRSRNNDQCVELRLLLQSKNAGAVIGKGGKNIKSLRTDYNASVSVPDSSGPERILSINADIETIGDILSKIIPTLEEYQHYKGKDFDCELRMLVHQSQAGSIIGVKGVKIKELRESTQTTIKLFQECCPHSTDRVVLLGGKPDRVVECIKIILGLLAESPVKGRAQPYDPNFYDETYDYGGFTMMFDDRGRRPVPFQMRGRGGPHPPSPGYERRGPMGISGRGRPMPPPRRDAYDDMSPPTRRGPPPLPRAGRGGRGRILPPPPPPRGDRTLYGRNRMNDRYDGMGASGYGSRGGYGDLGGPIITTQVTIPKDLAGSIIGKGGQRIKQIRHESGASIKIDEPLEGSEDRIITITGTQDQIQNAQYLLQNSVRQYSGHFL
- the hnrnpk gene encoding heterogeneous nuclear ribonucleoprotein K isoform X9, which translates into the protein METDQQDIKYNSPETNGKRPAEDHDGEQAFKRSRNNDQCVELRLLLQSKNAGAVIGKGGKNIKSLRTDYNASVSVPDSSGPERILSINADIETIGDILSKIIPTLEETLQYQHYKGKDFDCELRMLVHQSQAGSIIGVKGVKIKELRESTQTTIKLFQECCPHSTDRVVLLGGKPDRVVECIKIILGLLAESPVKGRAQPYDPNFYDETYDYGGFTMMFDDRGRRPVPFQMRGRGGPHPPSPGYERRGPMGISGRGRPMPPPRRDAYDDMSPPTRRGPPPLPRAGRGGRGRILPPPPPPRGDRTLYGRNRMNDRYDGMGASGYGSRGGYGDLGGPIITTQVTIPKDLAGSIIGKGGQRIKQIRHESGASIKIDEPLEGSEDRIITITGTQDQIQNAQYLLQNSVRQYSGHFL
- the hnrnpk gene encoding heterogeneous nuclear ribonucleoprotein K isoform X10, with amino-acid sequence METDQQDIKYNSPETNGSSLSPGSCKRPAEDHDGEQAFKRSRNNDQCVELRLLLQSKNAGAVIGKGGKNIKSLRTDYNASVSVPDSSGPERILSINADIETIGDILSKIIPTLEEYQHYKGKDFDCELRMLVHQSQAGSIIGVKGVKIKELRESTQTTIKLFQECCPHSTDRVVLLGGKPDRVVECIKIILGLLAESPVKGRAQPYDPNFYDETYDYGGFTMMFDDRGRRPVPFQMRGRGGPHPPSPGYERRGPMGISGRGRPMPPPRRDAYDDMSPPTRRGPPPLPRAGRGGRGRILPPPPPPRGDRTLYGRNRMNDRYDGMGASGYGSRGGYGDLGGPIITTQVTIPKDLAGSIIGKGGQRIKQIRHESGASIKIDEPLEGSEDRIITITGTQDQIQNAQYLLQNSVRQYSGHFL
- the hnrnpk gene encoding heterogeneous nuclear ribonucleoprotein K isoform X1 — translated: METDQQDIKYNSPETNGSSLSPGSCKRPAEDHDGEQAFKRSRNNDQCVELRLLLQSKNAGAVIGKGGKNIKSLRTDYNASVSVPDSSGPERILSINADIETIGDILSKIIPTLEETLQYQHYKGKDFDCELRMLVHQSQAGSIIGVKGVKIKELRESTQTTIKLFQECCPHSTDRVVLLGGKPDRVVECIKIILGLLAESPVKGRAQPYDPNFYDETYDYGGFTMMFDDRGRRPVPFQMRGRGGPHPPSPGYERRGPMGISGRGRPMPPPRRDAYDDMSPPTRRGPPPLPRAGRGGRGRILPPPPPPRGDRTLYGRNRMNDRYDGMGASGYGSRGGYGDLGGPIITTQVTIPKDLAGSIIGKGGQRIKQIRHESGASIKIDEPLEGSEDRIITITGTQDQIQNAQYLLQNSVRQYSGHFL
- the hnrnpk gene encoding heterogeneous nuclear ribonucleoprotein K isoform X3, producing the protein METDQQDIKYNSPETNGSSLSPGSCKRPAEDHDGEQAFKRSRNNDQCVELRLLLQSKNAGAVIGKGGKNIKSLRTDYNASVSVPDSSGPERILSINADIETIGDILSKIIPTLEETLQYQHYKGKDFDCELRMLVHQSQAGSIIGVKGVKIKELRESTQTTIKLFQECCPHSTDRVVLLGGKPDRVVECIKIILGLLAESPVKGRAQPYDPNFYDETYDYGGFTMMFDDRGRRPVPFQMRGRGGPHPPSPGYERRGPMGISGRGRPMPPPRRDAYDDMSPPTRRGPPPLPRAGRGGRGRILPPPPPPRGDRTLYGRNRMNDRYDGMGASGYGSRGGYGDLGGPIITTQVTIPKDLAGSIIGKGGQRIKQIRHESGASIKIDEPLEGSEDRIITITGTQDQIQNAQYLLQNSYSSRFAPLS
- the hnrnpk gene encoding heterogeneous nuclear ribonucleoprotein K isoform X7 — encoded protein: METDQQDIKYNSPETNGSSLSPGSCKRPAEDHDGEQAFKRSRNNDQCVELRLLLQSKNAGAVIGKGGKNIKSLRTDYNASVSVPDSSGPERILSINADIETIGDILSKIIPTLEETLQYQHYKGKDFDCELRMLVHQSQAGSIIGVKGVKIKELRESTQTTIKLFQECCPHSTDRVVLLGGKPDRVVECIKIILGLLAESPVKGRAQPYDPNFYDETYDYGGFTMMFDDRGRRPVPFQMRGRGGPHPPSPGYERRGPMGISGRGRPMPPPRRDAYDDMSPPTRRGPPPLPRAGRGGRGRILPPPPPPRGMNDRYDGMGASGYGSRGGYGDLGGPIITTQVTIPKDLAGSIIGKGGQRIKQIRHESGASIKIDEPLEGSEDRIITITGTQDQIQNAQYLLQNSAATAAALRP
- the hnrnpk gene encoding heterogeneous nuclear ribonucleoprotein K isoform X5 produces the protein METDQQDIKYNSPETNGSSLSPGSCKRPAEDHDGEQAFKRSRNNDQCVELRLLLQSKNAGAVIGKGGKNIKSLRTDYNASVSVPDSSGPERILSINADIETIGDILSKIIPTLEETLQYQHYKGKDFDCELRMLVHQSQAGSIIGVKGVKIKELRESTQTTIKLFQECCPHSTDRVVLLGGKPDRVVECIKIILGLLAESPVKGRAQPYDPNFYDETYDYGGFTMMFDDRGRRPVPFQMRGRGGPHPPSPGYERRGPMGISGRGRPMPPPRRDAYDDMSPPTRRGPPPLPRAGRGGRGRILPPPPPPRGNRMNDRYDGMGASGYGSRGGYGDLGGPIITTQVTIPKDLAGSIIGKGGQRIKQIRHESGASIKIDEPLEGSEDRIITITGTQDQIQNAQYLLQNSAATAAALRP
- the hnrnpk gene encoding heterogeneous nuclear ribonucleoprotein K isoform X8 codes for the protein METDQQDIKYNSPETNGKRPAEDHDGEQAFKRSRNNDQCVELRLLLQSKNAGAVIGKGGKNIKSLRTDYNASVSVPDSSGPERILSINADIETIGDILSKIIPTLEEYQHYKGKDFDCELRMLVHQSQAGSIIGVKGVKIKELRESTQTTIKLFQECCPHSTDRVVLLGGKPDRVVECIKIILGLLAESPVKGRAQPYDPNFYDETYDYGGFTMMFDDRGRRPVPFQMRGRGGPHPPSPGYERRGPMGISGRGRPMPPPRRDAYDDMSPPTRRGPPPLPRAGRGGRGRILPPPPPPRGDRTLYGRNRMNDRYDGMGASGYGSRGGYGDLGGPIITTQVTIPKDLAGSIIGKGGQRIKQIRHESGASIKIDEPLEGSEDRIITITGTQDQIQNAQYLLQNSAATAAALRP
- the hnrnpk gene encoding heterogeneous nuclear ribonucleoprotein K isoform X2: METDQQDIKYNSPETNGSSLSPGSCKRPAEDHDGEQAFKRSRNNDQCVELRLLLQSKNAGAVIGKGGKNIKSLRTDYNASVSVPDSSGPERILSINADIETIGDILSKIIPTLEETLQYQHYKGKDFDCELRMLVHQSQAGSIIGVKGVKIKELRESTQTTIKLFQECCPHSTDRVVLLGGKPDRVVECIKIILGLLAESPVKGRAQPYDPNFYDETYDYGGFTMMFDDRGRRPVPFQMRGRGGPHPPSPGYERRGPMGISGRGRPMPPPRRDAYDDMSPPTRRGPPPLPRAGRGGRGRILPPPPPPRGDRTLYGRNRMNDRYDGMGASGYGSRGGYGDLGGPIITTQVTIPKDLAGSIIGKGGQRIKQIRHESGASIKIDEPLEGSEDRIITITGTQDQIQNAQYLLQNSAATAAALRP
- the hnrnpk gene encoding heterogeneous nuclear ribonucleoprotein K isoform X6, giving the protein METDQQDIKYNSPETNGKRPAEDHDGEQAFKRSRNNDQCVELRLLLQSKNAGAVIGKGGKNIKSLRTDYNASVSVPDSSGPERILSINADIETIGDILSKIIPTLEETLQYQHYKGKDFDCELRMLVHQSQAGSIIGVKGVKIKELRESTQTTIKLFQECCPHSTDRVVLLGGKPDRVVECIKIILGLLAESPVKGRAQPYDPNFYDETYDYGGFTMMFDDRGRRPVPFQMRGRGGPHPPSPGYERRGPMGISGRGRPMPPPRRDAYDDMSPPTRRGPPPLPRAGRGGRGRILPPPPPPRGDRTLYGRNRMNDRYDGMGASGYGSRGGYGDLGGPIITTQVTIPKDLAGSIIGKGGQRIKQIRHESGASIKIDEPLEGSEDRIITITGTQDQIQNAQYLLQNSAATAAALRP
- the hnrnpk gene encoding heterogeneous nuclear ribonucleoprotein K isoform X4 encodes the protein METDQQDIKYNSPETNGSSLSPGSCKRPAEDHDGEQAFKRSRNNDQCVELRLLLQSKNAGAVIGKGGKNIKSLRTDYNASVSVPDSSGPERILSINADIETIGDILSKIIPTLEEYQHYKGKDFDCELRMLVHQSQAGSIIGVKGVKIKELRESTQTTIKLFQECCPHSTDRVVLLGGKPDRVVECIKIILGLLAESPVKGRAQPYDPNFYDETYDYGGFTMMFDDRGRRPVPFQMRGRGGPHPPSPGYERRGPMGISGRGRPMPPPRRDAYDDMSPPTRRGPPPLPRAGRGGRGRILPPPPPPRGDRTLYGRNRMNDRYDGMGASGYGSRGGYGDLGGPIITTQVTIPKDLAGSIIGKGGQRIKQIRHESGASIKIDEPLEGSEDRIITITGTQDQIQNAQYLLQNSAATAAALRP